A stretch of Dysidea avara chromosome 5, odDysAvar1.4, whole genome shotgun sequence DNA encodes these proteins:
- the LOC136257065 gene encoding ATP-dependent Clp protease proteolytic subunit-like: MFCRRALSLYRTRGLHTCRSLRAPPLIPMVIEQTGRTERAYDIYSRLLKERIICLMEPISDQLASLIVAQLLFLQSDDPKKPIHMYLNSPGGVVTAGMAIYDTMQHISSPVATWCVGQACSMGAVLLAAGEASMRHALPHSRVMIHQPSGHAGGQATDIAIQAEEIVKLKKMINEIMSQHTGQSVATIEGLMERDHFMSAEEALQMGIVDHVLHPGHTPKDRNSETTS; the protein is encoded by the exons ATGTTTTGCAG GAGAGCATTATCGCTGTACCGTACGCGTGGACTACACACGTGCCGTAGTCTCAGGGCACCGCCTCTGATTCCCATGGTGATCGAACAGACG GGTCGGACTGAACGCGCATATGACATATATTCCAGATTATTGAAGGAAAGGATAATATGCCTGATGGAACCG ATATCAGATCAGCTGGCCAGTCTGATAGTAGCTCAACTACTCTTCCTACAGTCCGATGACCCTAAGAAGCCGATACATATGTACCTTAACTCTCCAG GGGGTGTGGTCACAGCAGGGATGGCAATATATGACACAATGCAGCACATCTCATCGCCGGTGGCAACTTGGTGTGTTGGGCAGGCATGTAGTATGGGGGCAGTGCTGCTAGCAGCTGGAGAGGCCAGCATGAGACACGCCCTCCCTCACTCCCGAGTGATGATACATCAGCCCTCAGGGCATGCTGGG GGTCAGGCTACTGACATTGCCATACAAGCTGAGGAGATCGTCAAGTTGAAGAAGATGATCAACGAGATCATGTCACAACATACTGGCCAATCGGTGGCCACTATTG AAGGATTGATGGAGAGGGATCACTTCATGTCAGCTGAGGAGGCCCTACAAATGGGTATTGTGGATCATGTGCTCCACCCTGGACACACCCCCAAGGACAGAAACTCTGAAACAACTTCATAG
- the LOC136256487 gene encoding uncharacterized protein: MDLQNRWDCAKQCKLCFRCLGDGHLGQYCNRTRICGIDNCKEVHHRLLHKDRGPRSSSQNKGVVHGKEELQLLSKHDVASKKTICAPNEGEPKATSDPSQNESYTTITTNPGTIALRTIPVYLRNGNRKIKVNALLDDASTKTYINSDVAAELGLQGQLQKVNVSVLNGHVEAFETSPVECTIESLDGRAAVTITALTADRVTGELKAIDWKSCAAKWAHLQHLEFPKLGSRPTVDVLIGLDCADLHFSFKDIRGPPGQPVARLTPLGWTCIGAMDDNKQTKLSNNFACTFFSVGQTDTEKVNLMLQKFWEVDTSGTEEFSIVKAEDNLVLNMTETSIAYNNGCYRVAIPWKEEFINLPNNYEMAEKRLYNLERRLFREPEIAEEYKKIIGKHLEKGYVTKVPLMEDNQAVRWYLPHFPVVKKDRSTTKDAYGAVVYMKSEYGDGKVSVSFVTSKTKVAPLQSTSIPRLELMGAVTGKRLALSVAEALNIDKPFITFWTDSTSVLWWIKGHSRQFKPFVANRIGEIQASVSPDKWRYVPTKENPADYLTRGTTLEEISELRAWWEGPAFLSDSQNNWPQLNMVFNSDNDTTELKKKYVIRKNPSTCIATHLSSTATLLNDGVCTGRLQPNRFSSWRRLTRVVSWILRFINNCRKESKLDQVELSAEEMSDAEHYIIKEMQRKVFKEEYLSLANHKQLPTSSKLLGLCPKLDSEGVMRSDGRLTYAEFLPYDIRYPIILPRKNWVTKLIVKHHHELGNHCAGTNQTLSLLSTRFWIISAREEIIEWERECTICKRRKAKVAQQIMAPLPQNRLTTSLRAFTKTAVDFGGPFMTMQGRGRPRQKRYLCLFTCLASRAIHLEMAYGLDVDSFVNALSRMINRRGIPEEMLSDNGTNFVAANKELCELYKDPKTKAAVADKGIKWTFNPPYAPHFGGVFEIMIKSAKRAITAILKNAEVNDEELMTAFCGAEALINSRPLTYQSASVKDNIPLTPNHFLHGQVGGQFAPEVIDEVGFNPKKRWRRIQELVRHFWNRWLQEWVPSLSPRQKWFRLKTDVKPGDTVLLVSSDTPRGQWPLGRVLEVYRSKDQHVRSLKLQVGDKQYIRPIVKVCPLELD, encoded by the exons ATGGATTTACAGAACAGGTGGGACTGTGCTAAACAGTGTAAATTGTGTTTCCGTTGTTTAGGTGATGGTCACTTGGGACAGTATTGTAACCGAACAAGAATATGTGGAATTGACAACTGCAAAGAAGTTCATCATAGATTACTACACAAAGATCGAGGTCCTCGTTCCAGTAGTCAAAATAAAGGAGTGGTACATGGGAAGGAAGAACTACAGTTACTGAGTAAACATGATGTGGCCAGTAAGAAGACGATTTGTGCTCCAAATGAGGGGGAGCCAAAAGCTACTAGTGACCCAAGTCAAAATGAATCATACAccacaattacaacaaatccaGGTACCATTGCTCTGAGGACAATTCCAGTATATTTGAGAAATGGTAATAGAAAGATTAAGGTGAATGCATTATTGGATGATGCTAGTACAAAAACTTACATCAACTCAGATGTTGCAGCAGAACTTGGTCTACAAGGACAGTTACAAAAGGTTAATGTTAGCGTATTAAATGGTCATGTTGAAGCTTTTGAAACATCTCCTGTGGAATGTACTATTGAAAGTTTGGATGGAAGAGCTGCTGTGACAATTACTGCCCTTACAGCAGACAGAGTTACTGGGGAGTTGAAGGCCATTGATTGGAAATCATGTGCTGCAAAATGGGCTCATTTACAACATTTGGAATTTCCTAAACTAGGATCACGACCAACAGTGGATGTGTTGATTGGCCTTGATTGTGCAGACCTCCATTTTTCATTCAAAGATATTCGTGGACCACCTGGCCAGCCAGTGGCACGTCTTACCCCATTAGGTTGGACATGTATCGGTGCCATGGACgacaataaacaaacaaaactgAGTAATAACTTTGCTTGTACCTTCTTTTCTGTAGGTCAGACAGATACTGAAAAGGTAAATTTGATGTTACAAAAGTTTTGGGAAGTTGATACTAGTGGGACAGAAGAATTTTCAATAGTGAAAGCTGAGGATAATCTGGTTTTAAATATGACAGAAACATCTATAGCCTACAACAATGGTTGTTATAGAGTCGCTATTCCTTGGAAGGAAGAATTTATTAACTTACCAAACAATTACGAGATGGCAGAGAAGAGACTATACAACCTGGAGAGACGATTGTTTAGAGAACCAGAAATTGCTGAAGAATACAAGAAGATAATTGGTAAACATCTTGAAAAGGGATATGTGACAAAGGTACCTTTAATGGAGGATAACCAAGCAGTGAGATGGTACTTACCTCACTTTCCTGTTGTGAAGAAGGATCGATCAACCACAAAG GATGCTTATGGAGCAGTTGTTTACATGAAATCAGAATACGGTGATGGAAAGGTATCAGTCTCATTTGTAACATCTAAAACCAAAGTAGCCCCTTTACAGTCAACAAGCATTCCCCGTTTAGAATTAATGGGGGCAGTGACAGGGAAGAGATTGGCTTTATCTGTGGCAGAAGCATTGAATATTGACAAACCGTTTATAACGTTCTGGACAGACAGTACCAGTGTGTTGTGGTGGATAAAAGGGCACAGCCGACAATTTAAGCCATTTGTAGCAAACAGGATTGGAGAAATTCAAGCATCTGTTAGTCCAGATAAGTGGAGATATGTACCCACGAAAGAAAATCCTGCTGACTATTTAACAAGAGGTACTACATTGGAAGAGATATCAGAGTTGAGAGCCTGGTGGGAAGGACCAGCATTTTTGTCCGACAGTCAGAACAATTGGCCGCAGCTTAACATGGTATTCAATTCAGATAATGACACGACAGAATTGAAGAAAAAATATGTTATACGTAAGAATCCAAGTACATGTATTGCTACGCATTTATCATCTACTGCTACACTATTGAATGATGGTGTGTGCACTGGGAGGCTACAGCCAAACAGATTCTCGAGTTGGAGAAGGCTGACTAGAGTTGTGTCTTGGATTTTGAGATTTATAAACAACTGTAGAAAAGAGAGTAAGTTAGATCAAGTAGAGTTAAGTGCAGAAGAGATGTCAGACGCTgagcattacataatcaaagAGATGCAAAGGAAAGTGTTTAAGGAAGAGTATTTGTCTTTGGCGAATCATAAACAATTGCCCACAAGCAGCAAGTTACTAGGACTCTGCCCAAAACTGGATAGTGAAGGTGTGATGAGGTCAGATGGACGATTGACATATGCAGAGTTCCTTCCATATGATATAAGGTATCCCATAATTCTGCCTCGCAAGAATTGGGTAACAAAGCTCATAGTGAAGCACCATCATGAACTAGGGAATCATTGTGCAGGTACAAATCAAACTTTATCTTTATTGTCCACTAGATTTTGGATCATTTCTGCACGAGAAGAAATTATAGAGTGGGAAAGAGAATGTACCATTTGTAAAAGGAGAAAAGCTAAGGTAGCTCAACAGATTATGGCACCGTTACCACAAAACAGACTTACTACATCGTTACGAGCCTTTACCAAGACAGCTGTTGATTTTGGGGGACCATTCATGACAATGCAAGGAAGAGGAAGGCCACGACAAAAGAGGTATTtgtgtttgtttacttgtttggctTCCAGAGCCATACATTTAGAAATGGCATATGGTTTAGATGTGGACTCTTTTGTAAATGCTTTAAGCAGGATGATTAATAGAAGAGGTATCCCAGAAGAAATGCTGTCGGATAATGGAACAAATTTTGTGGCAGCTAATAAGGAATTGTGTGAGTTGTACAAGGATCCAAAAACTAAAGCAGCTGTAGCTGATAAGGGAAttaagtggacatttaatccaccTTACGCTCCAcattttggaggtgtctttgAAATTATGATAAAATCAGCAAAGAGAGCCATCACagcaattttgaaaaatgctgagGTAAATGATGAAGAGCTGATGACAGCATTTTGTGGAGCAGAAGCACTAATCAATTCACGACCACTGACCTATCAGTCAGCCAGTGTTAAGGACAACATTCCCCTCACGCCAAACCATTTCTTACATGGCCAAGTTGGAGGGCAATTTGCTCCAGAGGTAATCGATGAAGTGGGATTTAATCCTAAGAAACGTTGGCGGCGGATACAAGAATTAGTGAGACATTTTTGGAATAGGTGGCTCCAAGAGTGGGTACCCAGCTTAAGTCCGAGACAGAAGTGGTTCAGGTTAAAAACAGATGTCAAGCCTGGAGATACAGTGTTGCTGGTGTCCTCAGATACCCCTCGTGGTCAGTGGCCTCTTGGAAGAGTATTGGAAGTGTATCGTAGTAAAGACCAACATGTTCGATCACTCAAGCTACAGGTTGGGGACAAACAGTACATAAGGCCTATTGTAAAGGTCTGCCCACTAGAGCTGGATTAA